A DNA window from Trichosurus vulpecula isolate mTriVul1 chromosome 2, mTriVul1.pri, whole genome shotgun sequence contains the following coding sequences:
- the FLT3LG gene encoding fms-related tyrosine kinase 3 ligand isoform X2: MRGRNPERDGQTWTGRKRAKGRSGEAGERDTGVGQKGGRDRLRSEPRRSRRHVQTEQALNGCRSGVRDPGPLPSSVFPTPQASRLLLLLLLLPLDTTTASTADACTYPDSPISSTFLQAISDLSDFMLRDYPVDIPDNLQVDEQCWALWHLALAKKTLESLKLVAGSKLQDPLEAVYTEVNFVSQCINQTPGGPADPHHSSELPALPTVSLPARALHCHHTPLTRQSWGTGKHPEATPALQLSSAVPGGAASPAAADPGGCLEVEAKKEAVEATRIP, encoded by the exons atGAGAGGCAGAAACCCCGAGAGGGATGGGCAAACTtggacagggagaaagagagctAAAGGCAGAAGTGGGGAGGCAGGAGAAAGAGACACGGGGGTGGGACAAAAAGGAGGCAGAGACAGGCTCCGATCAGAACCGAGGAGATCAAGGAGACATGTCCAGACAGAACAAGCACTGAATGGATGCCGATCTGGGGTAAGGGACCCAGGGCCTCTCCCCAGCTCTGTCTTCCCAACACCCCAGGCCTCCAggctgctgctcctgctcctcctgcTCCCCCTGGACACCACCACAGCCAGCACCGCTGACGCCTGCACCTACCCTGACAGTCCTATCAGCTCCACGTTCCTCCAGGCCATCAGCGACTTG TCTGACTTCATGCTCAGGGATTACCCAGTGGATATTCCAGACAATCTTCAGGTG GATGAGCAGTGTTGGGCCCTGTGGCACCTGgccttggccaagaaaaccctggaGAGCCTGAAGCTGGTGGCTGGGAGTAAACTGCAGGATCCCCTGGAGGCCGTGTACACTGAGGTCAACTTTGTCAGTCAGTGCATCAACCAG ACACCTGGGGGCcctgcagaccctcatcactcgTCAGAGCTTCCAGCCTTGCCAACAGTATCGCTGCCAGCCAG agccctccactgtcaccacactcccctcaCCAGGCAGTCTTGGGGCACTGGGAAGCACCCTGAGGCCACCCCAGCCCTCCAACTTTCATCTGCTGTCCCTGGGGGTGCTGCCAGTCCTGCTGCTGCTGATCCTGGTGGCTGCCTGGAGGTGGAAGCAAAGAAAGAGGCAGTTGAGGCCACCAGGATTCCCTAA
- the RPL13A gene encoding 60S ribosomal protein L13a → MADGQVLVIDGRGHLLGRLAAIVAKQVLLGRKVVVVRCEGINISGNFYRNKLKYLAFLRKRMNTNPSRGPYHFRAPSRIFWRTVRGMLPHKTKRGQAALERLKVFDGIPPPYDKRKRMVVPAALKVVRLKPTRKFAYLGRLAHEVGWKYQAVTATLEEKRKEKAKIHYRKKKKLTKLRKQAEKNVEGKIHKYTKVLKKHGLLV, encoded by the exons ATGGCGGACGGGCAG GTCCTAGTGATCGACGGGCGGGGCCATCTTCTTGGCCGCTTGGCGGCCATCGTGGCCAAGCAAGTCCTTTTGG GGCGGAAGGTGGTCGTGGTTCGCTGCGAAGGCATCAACATCTCGGGAAACTTCTACAGGAACAAGC TGAAATACCTGGCCTTCCTCCGAAAGCGAATGAACACAAATCCTTCAagaggcccttatcacttcagaGCCCCCAGCCGAATTTTCTGGAGGACTGTGAGAG GGATGCTTCCCCACAAGACCAAGCGAGGTCAGGCTGCTTTGGAACGCCTTAAGGTGTTTGATGGCATTCCCCCACCATACGACAAG CGAAAACGCATGGTTGTCCCAGCTGCTCTCAAAGTCGTCAGACTGAAGCCAACTAGAAAG TTTGCTTATCTGGGGCGCCTGGCCCATGAGGTTGGCTGGAAGTATCAGGCAGTGACTGCtacattggaagagaagaggaaggagaaagccaAGATCcattatagaaagaaaaagaagcttaCG AAACTACGAAAGCAAGCTGAGAAGAACGTGGAAGGCAAAATCCACAAATACACAAAGGTGCTGAAGAAGCACGGGCTGCTGGTGTGA
- the FLT3LG gene encoding fms-related tyrosine kinase 3 ligand isoform X3 — MTVPAPAWPLTASRLLLLLLLLPLDTTTASTADACTYPDSPISSTFLQAISDLSDFMLRDYPVDIPDNLQVDEQCWALWHLALAKKTLESLKLVAGSKLQDPLEAVYTEVNFVSQCINQSFPSCLRFRKANISHLLLDVSRHLGALQTLITRQSFQPCQQYRCQPEPSTVTTLPSPGSLGALGSTLRPPQPSNFHLLSLGVLPVLLLLILVAAWRWKQRKRQLRPPGFPKSTIPQGPPDSVPQDLQLMVL, encoded by the exons ATGACCGTCCCAGCCCCAGCCTGGCCCCTCACT GCCTCCAggctgctgctcctgctcctcctgcTCCCCCTGGACACCACCACAGCCAGCACCGCTGACGCCTGCACCTACCCTGACAGTCCTATCAGCTCCACGTTCCTCCAGGCCATCAGCGACTTG TCTGACTTCATGCTCAGGGATTACCCAGTGGATATTCCAGACAATCTTCAGGTG GATGAGCAGTGTTGGGCCCTGTGGCACCTGgccttggccaagaaaaccctggaGAGCCTGAAGCTGGTGGCTGGGAGTAAACTGCAGGATCCCCTGGAGGCCGTGTACACTGAGGTCAACTTTGTCAGTCAGTGCATCAACCAG TCCTTTCCCAGCTGCCTCCGTTTCCGTAAAGCCAACATCTCTCACCTCCTCCTGGATGTCTCCAGACACCTGGGGGCcctgcagaccctcatcactcgTCAGAGCTTCCAGCCTTGCCAACAGTATCGCTGCCAGCCAG agccctccactgtcaccacactcccctcaCCAGGCAGTCTTGGGGCACTGGGAAGCACCCTGAGGCCACCCCAGCCCTCCAACTTTCATCTGCTGTCCCTGGGGGTGCTGCCAGTCCTGCTGCTGCTGATCCTGGTGGCTGCCTGGAGGTGGAAGCAAAGAAAGAGGCAGTTGAGGCCACCAGGATTCCCTAAGTCCACAATACCCCAG GGCCCCCCAGACTCTGTCCCCCAGGATCTGCAATTGATGGTGCTTTGA
- the FLT3LG gene encoding fms-related tyrosine kinase 3 ligand isoform X1, whose translation MRGRNPERDGQTWTGRKRAKGRSGEAGERDTGVGQKGGRDRLRSEPRRSRRHVQTEQALNGCRSGVRDPGPLPSSVFPTPQASRLLLLLLLLPLDTTTASTADACTYPDSPISSTFLQAISDLSDFMLRDYPVDIPDNLQVDEQCWALWHLALAKKTLESLKLVAGSKLQDPLEAVYTEVNFVSQCINQSFPSCLRFRKANISHLLLDVSRHLGALQTLITRQSFQPCQQYRCQPEPSTVTTLPSPGSLGALGSTLRPPQPSNFHLLSLGVLPVLLLLILVAAWRWKQRKRQLRPPGFPKSTIPQGPPDSVPQDLQLMVL comes from the exons atGAGAGGCAGAAACCCCGAGAGGGATGGGCAAACTtggacagggagaaagagagctAAAGGCAGAAGTGGGGAGGCAGGAGAAAGAGACACGGGGGTGGGACAAAAAGGAGGCAGAGACAGGCTCCGATCAGAACCGAGGAGATCAAGGAGACATGTCCAGACAGAACAAGCACTGAATGGATGCCGATCTGGGGTAAGGGACCCAGGGCCTCTCCCCAGCTCTGTCTTCCCAACACCCCAGGCCTCCAggctgctgctcctgctcctcctgcTCCCCCTGGACACCACCACAGCCAGCACCGCTGACGCCTGCACCTACCCTGACAGTCCTATCAGCTCCACGTTCCTCCAGGCCATCAGCGACTTG TCTGACTTCATGCTCAGGGATTACCCAGTGGATATTCCAGACAATCTTCAGGTG GATGAGCAGTGTTGGGCCCTGTGGCACCTGgccttggccaagaaaaccctggaGAGCCTGAAGCTGGTGGCTGGGAGTAAACTGCAGGATCCCCTGGAGGCCGTGTACACTGAGGTCAACTTTGTCAGTCAGTGCATCAACCAG TCCTTTCCCAGCTGCCTCCGTTTCCGTAAAGCCAACATCTCTCACCTCCTCCTGGATGTCTCCAGACACCTGGGGGCcctgcagaccctcatcactcgTCAGAGCTTCCAGCCTTGCCAACAGTATCGCTGCCAGCCAG agccctccactgtcaccacactcccctcaCCAGGCAGTCTTGGGGCACTGGGAAGCACCCTGAGGCCACCCCAGCCCTCCAACTTTCATCTGCTGTCCCTGGGGGTGCTGCCAGTCCTGCTGCTGCTGATCCTGGTGGCTGCCTGGAGGTGGAAGCAAAGAAAGAGGCAGTTGAGGCCACCAGGATTCCCTAAGTCCACAATACCCCAG GGCCCCCCAGACTCTGTCCCCCAGGATCTGCAATTGATGGTGCTTTGA
- the ALDH16A1 gene encoding aldehyde dehydrogenase family 16 member A1, producing MAAAAMVASCGASSARDIFLNLDYGPAPESPSLALAWLDTQGSNLGHFVDGKWLKPEGRGTISCRDPSSGEFLANCFQAKNEDVALAVDVAQRAFEGWSQLPGATRAQHLVRLAEMIQKHQKLLWILEALASGRVVREVRDGDIPLAHQLLQYHACWAQTQEQALSGWEPMGVVAIILPPTFSFIEMMWRICPALAVGCTVVVLGGPTSLTSLLVAQLSEEAGLPPGVLNVVMGATSLETLLPTLPGIAKITFCGTIEEGKALRKALAGSSADLSLSLGTESLLVITDTADLDSAVEGVVDAVWSDRSLGGLRLLVQVCEWERTLERLKARMCGVRQGRSLDWAMDMGTPGVSAWEKAQNYIQEAQNQGAQIFQAGNVPPNSPFFPPTLILGLAPASPCAQAEVPWPVVLLSPFRTAKEALTLVNGTPRGGSTSVWSERLTLALDLAYKLRVGTVWINAHGLKDAGAPMGGCKENGSSWHGGPDGLYEYLHPVDLPPWPGGPLENVDYDKFGLSVPPVLPSGPDTSPSTTVPYGVFLAGRFQNPASRSSRPILGSSGSVCAHVAEGSAKDIRVAVEAAHQAAALWTSRVPGSRASTLWALADALSQRSQALAEQLTEVTGIDVADAQTEVVLSIARLRAWGAQVHAQGAGLHSAGHQGPFLCLREALGVLGIICPEEQPLLAFVSLLAPALAYGNAVIMVPSGACPLPALQLCQDVACLLPPGLVNVVTGDRDHLTRCLALHQDIPALWYFGSAQGSRFVKWASAGNLKMIWVNKGQSRSWDREPEGAGLELCLRAARTKALWLSLGDI from the exons GCCTGGCTGGATACCCAAGGCTCAAACCTGGGCCACTTTGTGGATGGAAAGTGGCTGAAACCTGAGGGCCGAGGCACCATCAGCTGTAGGGACCCATCCTCAG GCGAGTTCCTGGCCAACTGCTTCCAGGCCAAGAATGAAGATGTGGCTTTGGCTGTGGACGTGGCTCAGCGAGCTTTTGAAGGGTGGAGCCAGCTTCCTGGGGCCACTCGTGCTCAGCACCTGGTTAG GCTGGCAGAGATGATCCAGAAGCATCAGAAGCTTCTATGGATTCTTGAGGCGCTAGCATCTGGCCGCGTGGTGCGTGAGGTCCGTGATGGGGACATTCCTCTGGCCCATCAGCTGCTGCAATACCACGCGTGCTGGGCCCAGACTCAGGAGCAGGCCCTGTCAGGATGGGAGCCCATGG GAGTGGTAGCCATCATCCTCCCACCAACGTTCTCCTTCATTGAGATGATGTGGAGAATCTGCCCAGCCCTGGCCGTGG GGTGTACTGTGGTGGTCCTCGGAGGCCCAACCTCTCTGACGTCACTGCTTGTGGCCCAGCTGAGTGAGGAGGCTGGGCTGCCTCCAGGTGTCCTCAATGTGGTCATGGGAGCCACCTCCTTAGAGACCTTGCTCCCCACCCTGCCGGGCATTGCCAAGATCACCTTCTGTGGGACTATAGAG GAAGGCAAGGCCCTGCGTAAGGCACTAGCTGGTAGCAGCGCTGACCTCTCCCTGAGCCTGGGCACAGAATCTCTGCTGGTGATCACGGATACAGCCGACCTGGACTCGGCAGTGGAAGGGGTGGTGGATGCTGTCTGGTCTGACCGCAGCCTG GGTGGGCTGCGGCTGCTGGTGCAGGTGTGTGAGTGGGAACGGACCCTGGAGAGACTCAAGGCCCGCATGTGCGGGGTGCGTCAAGGCCGGAGCTTGGACTGGGCCATGGACATGGGCACGCCTGGGGTCTCTGCCTGGGAGAAAGCCCAGAACTACATTCAGGAAGCCCAGAACCAGGGGGCGCAG ATATTCCAAGCTGGGAATGTCCCCCCAAACAGCCCGTTCTTTCCCCCAACGCTGATCCTGGGTCTGGCCCCAGCAAGCCCATGTGcccaggcagag GTGCCATGGCCTGTGGTTCTGCTCTCCCCGTTCCGCACAGCAAAGGAGGCGCTGACTCTGGTCAATGGCACTCCTCGAGGGGGCAGCACCAGCGTGTGGAGTGAGCGGCTCACATTGGCCCTGGATCTGGCCTATAA GCTCCGAGTGGGCACCGTTTGGATCAATGCCCATGGACTCAAAGATGCAGGTGCCCCCATGGGTGGCTGCAAGGAGAACGGGTCATCCTGGCACGGAGGCCCTGAT GGCCTCTATGAGTACCTCCACCCTGTGGACCTCCCTCCCTGGCCTGGAGGGCCCTTGGAGAATGTGGACTATGACAAGTTTGGCCTGTCTGTCCCACCTGTCCTGCCATCTGGCCCTGACACCTCCCCCAG CACGACTGTCCCATATGGGGTCTTTCTGGCTGGCCGTTTCCAGAATCCTGCCAGCCGTAGCTCAAGGCCCATCCTAGGCTCCAGTGGGAGTGTCTGTGCACATGTGGCAGAAGGCAGTGCCAAGGACATTCGAGTGGCTGTGGAAGCAGCCCACCAGGCAGCAGCCCT CTGGACCAGTCGGGTGCCAGGGAGCCGGGCATCAACCCTGTGGGCGCTGGCTGACGCATTGTCCCAGAGGAGCCAGGCCCTAGCAGAACAGCTGACAGAGGTGACCGGAATTGACGTTGCGGATGCTCAGACTGAAGTGGTGTTGAGCATTGCCCGGCTACGGGCCTGGGGAGCGCAGGTCCATGCCCAGGGAGCTGGCCTACAT AGTGCTGGGCACCAGGGGCCTTTTCTGTGCCTTCGAGAGGCCCTGGGAGTGCTGGGTATCATCTGCCCAGAGGAGCAGCCCTTGCTCGCCTTTGTGTCTCTCCTTGCCCCAGCCTTGGCCTACGGCAATGCTGTCATCATGGTGCCCAGTGGGGCCTGTCCACTGCCGGCCCTGCAGCTCTGCCAG GACGTAGCCTGCCTGCTCCCACCTGGGCTGGTGAATGTGGTAACGGGGGACCGAGACCACCTCACCCGTTGTCTGGCCCTTCATCAGGATATACCTGCCCTGTGGTATTTCGGCTCTGCCCAG GGTTCCCGGTTTGTGAAATGGGCCTCGGCTGGGAACCTAAAGATGATATGGGTGAACAAGGGTCAGAGCCGATCCTGGGACCGAGAGCCAGAGGGAGCCGGACTCGAGCTGTGCCTTCGGGCAGCCCGTACTAAGGCTCTCTGGCTGTCTCTGGGAGACATCTGA